In Sphingobium sp. B2D3C, a genomic segment contains:
- a CDS encoding cyclodeaminase/cyclohydrolase family protein codes for MLARAPFEDVLEEIASGDLSSGSGTAAACALAMGIACLRKAIAVSLHHPPVDPALHDSAARLCALQDRALAAAKADAVGFPRLVRARPDGEKAQAADDLVALADRFTWLCAQLMSEAERLAPLLRANMANDILAARRLADAASAIMEANGSENAGDATEGA; via the coding sequence ATGCTGGCGCGCGCACCATTTGAGGATGTTCTGGAGGAGATCGCCTCGGGCGACCTCTCGTCCGGCTCCGGCACGGCTGCAGCCTGTGCGCTGGCGATGGGCATTGCCTGCCTGCGCAAGGCGATCGCGGTGAGCCTCCACCATCCCCCAGTCGACCCCGCCCTGCACGATTCGGCGGCGCGGCTGTGCGCCCTCCAGGATCGCGCGCTGGCCGCTGCCAAGGCGGACGCCGTCGGTTTTCCACGCCTCGTCCGCGCCCGCCCGGATGGCGAGAAAGCGCAGGCGGCGGACGATCTCGTGGCGCTGGCCGACCGCTTCACCTGGCTCTGCGCGCAACTCATGTCGGAAGCCGAGCGACTGGCGCCCCTGCTGCGCGCCAACATGGCCAACGACATCCTCGCCGCTCGCCGATTGGCCGACGCCGCCTCCGCGATCATGGAGGCCAATGGCTCGGAGAATGCAGGCGACGCAACCGAAGGCGCATAG
- the parC gene encoding DNA topoisomerase IV subunit A — protein MTDFRDPLDSIKDHPFDSALSERYLVYALSTITARSLPDLRDGLKPVHRRLLWAMRLLRLEPSGPAPDILVANPERNTTSYKKCARVVGDVIGKYHPHGDASVYDAMVRLAQDFSLRTPLVDGQGNFGNIDGDNAAAMRYTEARLTQAAADLMAGLDHGTVDFRPTYNGEEEEPEVFPGLFPNLLANGASGIAVGMATSIPPHNVAEVIDAATLLIDQPEAEHAQLMQYMRGPDFPTGGVLVDPPSVISDAYATGRGSMRLRARWHREDEGRGTWIAVIDEIPYGVAKGKLIEQIAQLIADKKLPILADVRDESDEVLRIVLEPRARTVDQDVLMDSLFRLTDLESRFPLNMNVLDASHTPRVMGLRDLLTEWLKHQIEVLVRRARHRIEQIDNRLELLDGYIIAYLNLDRVIEIIRSEDEPKPVMMAEFQLTDRQAEAILNMRLRSLRKLEEMELRRERDDLAAEREDLHKLVESPARQRTRLKRDLADLRKRYTPEKGIGARRTGLEQAGPAREIPLEAMIEREPITVIMSQRGWIRAMKGHADLTATDALKFKEGDGPAYAFHAQTTDKLLLAGSDGRFYTLGADKLPGGRGFGEPVRLMIDLANETDIVALLPAKADGKLLLAASDGRGFIAAMSEIIAETRKGRQVVNLKAGAQLKVVRPVAPGADSVAVIGENRKLVIFSLAELPEMARGQGVTLQRYKDGGLSDAMTLTLAQGLSWTMGGDSGRTRTETDLLSWRAARGAAGRMPPNGFPRDNRFD, from the coding sequence ATGACAGATTTTCGCGATCCGCTGGACAGCATCAAGGACCACCCCTTCGATTCCGCGCTGTCCGAGCGATATCTGGTCTACGCGCTCTCCACGATCACCGCGCGCTCGCTGCCCGATCTGCGCGACGGCTTGAAGCCGGTCCACCGCCGCCTGCTGTGGGCAATGCGCCTCTTGCGGCTCGAACCGAGCGGGCCGGCGCCGGATATTCTGGTGGCCAATCCCGAGCGCAACACCACCAGCTACAAGAAATGCGCCCGCGTCGTGGGCGACGTCATCGGCAAATATCACCCGCATGGCGACGCCTCGGTCTATGATGCGATGGTCCGGCTGGCGCAGGACTTCTCCCTGCGCACCCCGCTGGTCGACGGGCAGGGCAATTTCGGCAATATCGATGGCGATAACGCCGCCGCCATGCGGTACACCGAGGCGCGGCTGACGCAGGCCGCTGCCGATCTGATGGCCGGCCTCGACCATGGCACCGTCGATTTCCGCCCGACCTATAATGGCGAGGAGGAAGAGCCCGAGGTCTTCCCCGGCCTGTTCCCCAATCTGCTCGCCAATGGCGCCAGCGGCATCGCCGTCGGCATGGCGACCAGCATTCCGCCGCACAATGTCGCTGAGGTGATCGACGCGGCCACGCTGCTGATCGACCAGCCGGAGGCCGAGCATGCCCAGCTCATGCAGTATATGAGAGGGCCGGATTTCCCGACCGGCGGCGTGCTGGTCGATCCGCCCTCGGTGATCTCGGACGCCTATGCGACCGGCCGGGGCAGCATGCGCCTGCGCGCCCGCTGGCACCGCGAGGATGAAGGGCGCGGCACCTGGATCGCGGTGATCGACGAGATTCCCTATGGCGTCGCCAAGGGCAAGCTGATCGAGCAGATCGCCCAGCTCATCGCCGACAAGAAGCTGCCGATCCTCGCCGACGTGCGCGACGAGTCGGACGAGGTTCTGCGCATCGTGCTGGAGCCCCGCGCCCGCACGGTGGATCAGGACGTGCTGATGGACAGCCTGTTCCGCCTGACCGATCTGGAGAGCCGCTTCCCGCTCAACATGAACGTGCTGGATGCCAGCCACACGCCCCGCGTGATGGGCCTGCGCGATCTGCTGACCGAATGGCTCAAGCACCAGATCGAGGTGCTGGTCCGCCGCGCCCGGCACCGCATCGAACAGATCGACAACCGGCTGGAACTGCTCGACGGCTATATCATCGCCTATCTCAACCTCGACCGGGTGATCGAGATCATCCGCAGCGAGGATGAGCCCAAGCCGGTGATGATGGCGGAGTTCCAGCTGACCGACCGGCAGGCCGAGGCGATCCTCAACATGCGGCTGCGCTCTTTGCGCAAGCTGGAGGAAATGGAGCTGCGGCGCGAGCGCGACGACCTCGCCGCCGAACGCGAGGATCTGCACAAGCTCGTCGAATCGCCCGCCCGCCAGCGCACCCGCCTCAAGCGCGACCTCGCCGATCTGCGCAAGCGCTACACGCCGGAAAAGGGCATCGGCGCACGGCGAACCGGGCTCGAGCAGGCCGGGCCGGCGCGCGAAATTCCGCTCGAGGCGATGATCGAGCGCGAGCCGATCACCGTCATCATGTCCCAGCGCGGATGGATTCGCGCGATGAAGGGCCATGCCGACCTCACCGCGACCGATGCGCTCAAGTTCAAGGAAGGCGATGGCCCGGCCTATGCCTTCCACGCGCAGACCACGGACAAGCTGCTGCTCGCCGGATCGGACGGGCGCTTCTACACGCTGGGCGCTGACAAGCTGCCGGGCGGGCGCGGCTTTGGCGAGCCGGTGCGGCTGATGATCGATCTGGCCAATGAGACCGACATCGTCGCGCTGTTGCCGGCCAAGGCGGACGGCAAACTGCTGCTCGCCGCCAGCGACGGGCGCGGCTTTATCGCGGCGATGAGCGAGATCATCGCCGAGACCCGCAAGGGCCGGCAAGTAGTGAACCTCAAGGCCGGCGCGCAGCTCAAGGTGGTGCGGCCGGTGGCACCGGGGGCCGATTCGGTCGCTGTCATCGGCGAGAATCGCAAGCTGGTCATCTTCTCGCTCGCCGAACTGCCGGAAATGGCGCGCGGACAGGGCGTCACTCTGCAGCGCTACAAGGATGGCGGCCTCTCCGACGCGATGACGCTTACGCTGGCGCAGGGCCTCTCCTGGACGATGGGCGGGGACAGCGGCCGGACCCGCACCGAAACCGACCTGCTCTCCTGGCGCGCAGCCCGCGGCGCTGCCGGGCGAATGCCGCCCAACGGCTTCCCCCGCGACAACCGATTCGACTGA
- a CDS encoding putative bifunctional diguanylate cyclase/phosphodiesterase gives MTAPLPAVDDLRGYTAFLKALPYPAALLTQSPSGLHVLVGNAEFFSFVEDQAANELLDCEDSQRRQRNWRHRAQAMFDSQRRSDRFELEFHDRLGLRAYSCSLTWVEEDDAQPARLVLFTATDRTSERNAESTLRKELMTDSLTSLPNRIGFVEQIEGLAENGRPAASKATYAIIGFDLVRFSRINESLGAMAGDELIITVARRVKSVLRAGDVLARIGGNEFAIFAHVGHGLSEVLQIAERVRKAFEAPIRLSTYLINVEVALGCALAQEDSDDIERLLRQAQAAVKRAKKSGALEVYRANVLREALKRFTLENRLREAIDNGELTMVFQPLINLQTGAVKGFEALTRWEDSVLGQVSPNEFIPVAEESGLIVPLGRWAMCECVQTLADWDRRFGETLPITMNVNLSPVQMVRDNVPRAVEEALRYAGIAGNRLIIELTESALIADPDKTRQLLGALQAMDVTVAMDDFGTGFSNLASLQSLPIDVLKIDRSFVTDMIGDADKIAIVRAIVSLAGALGMETTAEGIETPDMADALRKLGCHFGQGYHFARPLPPQEAFHYWLERSAAPTI, from the coding sequence ATGACAGCGCCCTTGCCGGCGGTCGACGACCTGCGCGGCTATACCGCCTTCCTCAAGGCGCTGCCCTACCCGGCTGCACTGTTGACCCAATCGCCATCAGGCCTGCACGTTCTGGTCGGCAATGCGGAGTTTTTCAGCTTCGTCGAGGATCAGGCCGCCAACGAATTGCTCGACTGCGAGGACAGCCAACGCAGGCAGCGCAACTGGCGGCACCGCGCGCAGGCGATGTTCGATTCGCAGCGCCGCTCCGACCGCTTCGAGCTGGAATTTCATGACCGGCTCGGGCTGCGCGCCTACAGCTGCTCGCTGACCTGGGTGGAGGAAGACGATGCGCAGCCCGCCCGGCTGGTGCTCTTCACCGCCACGGACCGCACCAGCGAGCGCAATGCGGAAAGCACATTGCGCAAGGAGCTGATGACGGACAGCCTGACCTCGCTGCCCAACCGTATCGGCTTTGTGGAGCAGATCGAAGGCCTCGCCGAAAACGGCCGCCCGGCCGCCAGCAAGGCGACCTATGCGATCATCGGCTTCGATCTCGTGCGATTCAGCCGCATCAACGAATCGCTGGGCGCCATGGCGGGCGACGAGCTGATCATCACCGTCGCGCGCCGCGTCAAATCCGTGCTGCGCGCAGGGGACGTGCTGGCCCGAATCGGCGGCAACGAGTTCGCCATCTTCGCCCATGTCGGCCACGGCCTGTCCGAAGTGCTCCAGATCGCCGAGCGCGTGCGCAAGGCGTTCGAGGCACCCATCCGCCTCTCCACCTATCTCATCAACGTCGAGGTCGCGCTGGGCTGCGCGCTGGCGCAGGAAGACAGCGACGATATCGAGCGGCTGCTCCGGCAGGCGCAGGCGGCGGTGAAGCGCGCCAAGAAGTCCGGCGCGCTGGAAGTCTACCGGGCCAATGTGCTCCGCGAGGCGCTCAAGCGCTTCACGCTGGAGAACCGCCTGCGCGAGGCGATCGACAATGGCGAGCTGACCATGGTGTTCCAGCCGCTCATCAACCTGCAGACCGGCGCGGTGAAGGGCTTCGAGGCGCTCACCCGCTGGGAAGATTCGGTGCTGGGGCAGGTCTCCCCCAATGAGTTCATTCCGGTCGCCGAGGAATCGGGGCTGATCGTGCCGCTGGGGCGCTGGGCAATGTGCGAGTGCGTGCAGACCCTCGCGGATTGGGACAGGCGGTTCGGGGAAACCCTGCCGATCACCATGAACGTCAACCTCTCACCGGTGCAGATGGTGCGCGACAATGTGCCCCGCGCGGTGGAAGAAGCGCTGCGCTATGCCGGCATTGCCGGCAACCGCCTGATCATCGAGCTGACCGAAAGCGCGCTCATCGCCGACCCGGACAAGACCCGGCAATTGCTGGGGGCGCTGCAGGCGATGGACGTCACGGTGGCGATGGACGATTTCGGCACCGGCTTTTCCAACCTCGCCAGCCTCCAGTCGCTCCCCATCGACGTGCTCAAGATCGACCGCAGCTTCGTGACGGACATGATCGGCGACGCCGACAAGATCGCCATCGTGCGCGCCATCGTCAGCCTTGCAGGCGCGCTCGGCATGGAAACCACCGCGGAGGGCATCGAGACGCCGGACATGGCCGATGCCCTGCGCAAGCTCGGCTGCCATTTCGGTCAGGGCTATCATTTCGCGCGCCCCCTGCCGCCGCAGGAGGCCTTCCACTACTGGCTGGAGCGCAGCGCCGCCCCGACCATCTGA
- a CDS encoding CCA tRNA nucleotidyltransferase yields MSAPLPERLPDAEWRAWPGLLALCEALGADQGEARFVGGAVRDALLGIAVKDIDIATVHLPEEVVRRVKAAGLRAVPTGIAHGTITAILDHRPIEITTLRRDVSTDGRRATVAFGTDWRDDAARRDFTMNALYADPASGALSDYFDGRADLLARRVRFIGDPHQRIAEDHLRILRYFRFTARFGTLDRDTPDYRACVAHATSLMALSRERVADEMLKLLGLPDPADVIAAMVGDAVLASVMPEIDAHGVAALRALIAAEQATGIAPAGLRRLAALLPPDGALADQVGARLRLSNKARQRLRAAATPTSAATPQALAYALGEDSAVDQLLLGRAFSPDCAPALIGWQAPRLPLSGGDLIAMGLTAGPLVARTLQALERAWIDRGFPAPDETREMARQMVGAALRSSQ; encoded by the coding sequence ATGAGCGCGCCCCTCCCCGAGCGGCTCCCCGATGCCGAATGGCGGGCCTGGCCGGGCCTGCTGGCGCTCTGCGAGGCGCTGGGCGCAGACCAAGGCGAAGCCCGCTTCGTCGGCGGCGCGGTGCGGGACGCGCTGCTGGGCATCGCGGTCAAGGATATCGACATCGCGACCGTCCATCTGCCGGAGGAGGTGGTCCGCCGGGTGAAGGCCGCTGGCCTGCGCGCCGTGCCGACCGGCATTGCGCATGGCACGATCACTGCCATTCTCGATCATCGCCCGATTGAGATCACCACATTGCGCCGGGATGTTTCCACCGACGGGCGCCGGGCCACGGTCGCCTTCGGCACGGATTGGCGAGATGACGCGGCCCGCCGCGACTTCACGATGAACGCGCTTTATGCCGATCCCGCCAGTGGCGCCTTGTCCGATTATTTCGACGGGCGCGCCGATCTGCTGGCTCGCCGCGTGCGCTTCATCGGCGATCCCCATCAGCGCATCGCCGAGGATCATCTGCGCATCCTGCGCTATTTCCGCTTTACGGCCCGGTTCGGCACGCTGGATCGTGACACGCCGGATTATCGCGCCTGCGTGGCGCACGCGACCAGCCTCATGGCGCTTTCACGGGAGCGCGTCGCGGACGAGATGCTCAAGCTGCTCGGTCTGCCCGACCCGGCGGACGTGATCGCGGCGATGGTGGGCGATGCAGTGCTGGCGTCCGTGATGCCGGAGATCGATGCCCACGGCGTTGCCGCCTTGCGCGCGCTGATCGCCGCCGAGCAGGCGACGGGCATCGCGCCCGCAGGCTTGCGCCGGCTGGCGGCGCTGCTGCCGCCCGATGGCGCGCTGGCCGATCAGGTCGGTGCACGGCTGCGCCTCTCCAACAAGGCGCGGCAGCGTTTGCGCGCGGCGGCTACCCCGACCTCGGCGGCCACTCCACAGGCACTGGCCTATGCCCTGGGCGAGGACAGCGCGGTCGATCAGCTGCTGCTGGGCCGGGCCTTTTCGCCCGACTGCGCGCCCGCGCTGATCGGCTGGCAGGCGCCGCGCCTGCCGCTTTCGGGAGGCGATCTGATTGCGATGGGGCTGACGGCTGGCCCGCTGGTGGCGCGGACACTGCAGGCGCTGGAGAGAGCGTGGATCGACCGGGGCTTTCCCGCGCCGGACGAGACGCGCGAGATGGCGCGTCAGATGGTCGGGGCGGCGCTGCGCTCCAGCCAGTAG
- a CDS encoding CoA pyrophosphatase: protein MSWRDRLTASLRPEFDSAHTHDFFLYRNRPEPAGPFTPAAVLIAVTDRPDPGMIFTLRHAGLRAHAGQVAFPGGRLDPGDRDAVEAALREAHEEIALPPEAVEVMGRSDRFRTGTGFEIEPIVGIVPPDLALRPSEAEVDAIFEVPLDFLLDPANRALRTVDWEGGTRSYYEFLWQEHRIWGVTAAMLVNLARRIEAAA from the coding sequence ATGAGCTGGCGGGACCGGCTGACCGCCTCTTTGCGGCCGGAATTCGACTCGGCGCATACCCATGATTTCTTCCTGTATCGCAACCGGCCCGAGCCGGCGGGGCCGTTCACGCCGGCAGCGGTGCTGATCGCCGTAACCGACCGCCCCGATCCGGGCATGATATTCACCCTGCGCCACGCAGGGCTGCGCGCCCATGCCGGGCAGGTCGCCTTCCCTGGTGGCCGGCTGGACCCGGGTGATCGCGACGCGGTGGAAGCGGCGCTGCGCGAGGCGCATGAGGAAATCGCGCTGCCGCCCGAAGCGGTGGAGGTGATGGGCCGATCGGATCGCTTCCGCACCGGCACGGGGTTCGAGATCGAGCCGATTGTCGGCATCGTCCCGCCCGATCTGGCATTGCGGCCGTCCGAGGCGGAGGTTGACGCCATCTTCGAGGTGCCGCTCGATTTCCTGCTCGATCCCGCCAACCGCGCCTTGCGCACCGTGGATTGGGAAGGCGGCACCCGCAGCTATTACGAGTTTCTGTGGCAGGAGCACCGCATCTGGGGCGTGACGGCAGCGATGCTGGTCAACCTTGCCCGGCGCATCGAGGCGGCCGCATGA
- a CDS encoding DUF1285 domain-containing protein, with product MVAPLDPGSDLPIAGVPQDADPARPYPVMDWSPTRCGHSAMRIDAQGRWFHEEREIRRPELVSLFARLLRREPDGRHVLVTPVEMLDIEVEDAPLFAVEVASDGEGQARTLRFRIGATGQWITADGAHPLGMEENAAGLRPALGLEAGLRARLIRPVYYALADLAIAEGLDPLGLWSGGVFHALETTA from the coding sequence ATGGTTGCGCCTCTCGATCCCGGTTCCGATCTGCCCATTGCCGGCGTCCCGCAGGATGCCGATCCGGCGCGCCCCTATCCGGTCATGGACTGGTCGCCCACGCGCTGCGGGCACAGCGCCATGCGAATCGATGCGCAGGGCCGCTGGTTTCATGAGGAGCGCGAGATCCGCCGCCCCGAACTGGTGAGCCTGTTCGCGCGCTTGCTGCGGCGCGAGCCGGACGGGCGGCATGTGCTGGTGACCCCGGTCGAGATGCTCGACATCGAGGTCGAGGACGCGCCTTTGTTCGCGGTGGAAGTGGCGAGCGACGGGGAAGGGCAGGCGCGCACGCTGCGGTTTCGCATTGGAGCGACCGGGCAGTGGATCACGGCGGACGGCGCCCATCCGCTGGGGATGGAAGAGAATGCGGCTGGGCTGCGTCCCGCGCTCGGGCTGGAGGCTGGCCTGCGCGCGCGGCTGATCCGCCCGGTCTATTATGCGCTGGCCGATCTTGCCATCGCGGAGGGGCTCGATCCTCTGGGCCTGTGGAGCGGCGGCGTCTTTCACGCGCTGGAGACGACGGCATGA
- a CDS encoding GNAT family N-acetyltransferase, with product MTRIGELAGTGDAAITALLDAAFGPARHGRTAYRIRLGMAWFTDLSFAAFDSDGQLIGTLQSWPVALHGPDGRETPLIMVGPVAVVPAMQRHGTGRALMDRLIETVDLHPGDPLVMIGDPEYYGRFWGFTADATGDWAVPGPVERHRLLTRAAPGMVLPSAGSLGPRGTALVAGATATPAV from the coding sequence GTGACACGGATCGGCGAGCTGGCAGGAACCGGAGACGCGGCCATCACCGCGTTGCTCGATGCGGCATTTGGTCCGGCGCGCCACGGCCGCACGGCCTATCGCATCCGCCTGGGCATGGCCTGGTTCACGGACCTCTCCTTCGCCGCCTTCGATTCGGACGGGCAATTGATCGGCACGCTGCAAAGCTGGCCGGTGGCGCTGCACGGCCCGGACGGTCGCGAGACACCCCTGATCATGGTCGGGCCGGTCGCGGTAGTCCCAGCGATGCAGCGCCATGGCACCGGCCGTGCGCTGATGGACCGGCTGATCGAAACCGTCGATCTGCATCCGGGCGATCCGCTGGTGATGATCGGCGATCCTGAATATTATGGCCGCTTCTGGGGCTTTACGGCCGATGCAACGGGGGATTGGGCGGTGCCCGGTCCGGTCGAGCGGCACCGCTTGCTGACCCGCGCGGCGCCCGGCATGGTGCTGCCCTCCGCTGGCAGTCTTGGCCCGCGCGGCACGGCCCTGGTGGCGGGGGCGACGGCCACGCCGGCGGTCTGA
- a CDS encoding dihydroneopterin aldolase has product MDDMLLLEIEDLEVDVLTGIYSEETHLPQPLRISIRALLEHRSHYEPNTPLSTSKNYMDLKHAATTAITRGQHFMLVEAVADHIIDTIFLQDRKARHVTVKIVKLALSERNEKIGITLSRWRK; this is encoded by the coding sequence ATGGATGACATGCTGCTGCTCGAGATTGAGGATCTTGAGGTGGATGTGCTGACCGGCATCTATTCCGAGGAAACCCATCTGCCGCAGCCGCTGCGAATCAGCATTCGCGCCCTGCTCGAGCATCGCAGCCATTACGAGCCGAATACGCCGCTCAGCACGTCCAAAAACTATATGGACCTCAAGCATGCGGCGACCACGGCGATCACGCGCGGCCAGCACTTCATGCTGGTCGAGGCCGTGGCCGATCACATCATCGACACCATCTTCCTGCAGGACCGCAAGGCGCGCCACGTGACGGTGAAGATCGTCAAGCTGGCCCTCTCCGAGCGGAACGAGAAGATCGGCATCACCCTCTCCCGCTGGCGGAAATAG
- a CDS encoding isopenicillin N synthase family dioxygenase has translation MTSSDPLGHVPTLSLARLSPQDFADAIGSSFREYGFAIVTDHGMDPDLVARGWALAKAFFALPDPVKRTYLVPGGAGQRGYTAFGTEVAKGASENDLKEFWHVGRALPAGHPLAADMPPNIWPDEIAGFEETFTALFAAFDAVGARILSGVARHLGLAPDWFDAKIDEGNSILRLLHYPPVSAQAPGIRAGAHEDINLITLLLGAEEGGLQLLTREGEWIPATPPAGALVINVGDMLQRLTNHVLPSTSHRVVNPPPERRHIPRYSMPFFLHLEPDVMIEALPQCVSAENPLREPPISAHDYLHERLREIGLKKG, from the coding sequence ATGACGTCATCCGATCCGCTGGGGCATGTCCCCACTCTCTCGCTCGCGCGCCTCTCGCCGCAGGATTTCGCCGATGCGATCGGCAGCAGCTTCCGCGAATATGGCTTCGCCATCGTCACCGATCATGGGATGGACCCGGACCTCGTGGCGCGGGGCTGGGCGCTGGCAAAGGCGTTCTTCGCGCTGCCCGATCCGGTCAAGCGCACCTATCTCGTGCCCGGCGGCGCGGGACAGCGCGGGTACACGGCGTTCGGGACAGAGGTCGCCAAGGGCGCCAGCGAGAACGACCTCAAGGAATTCTGGCATGTCGGCCGCGCCCTGCCGGCCGGTCATCCCCTCGCCGCCGATATGCCGCCCAACATCTGGCCGGACGAGATCGCGGGGTTCGAGGAGACTTTTACAGCGCTGTTCGCGGCGTTCGATGCCGTGGGCGCGCGCATCCTCTCCGGCGTCGCGCGCCATCTCGGCCTGGCGCCCGACTGGTTCGACGCCAAGATCGACGAGGGCAATTCCATCCTGCGGCTGCTGCATTATCCGCCCGTCTCCGCGCAGGCGCCGGGCATTCGCGCCGGCGCGCACGAGGACATCAACCTCATCACCCTGCTGCTCGGCGCCGAGGAAGGCGGGCTGCAGCTGCTGACGCGCGAGGGTGAGTGGATTCCGGCCACACCGCCCGCTGGCGCGCTGGTCATCAATGTCGGCGATATGCTGCAGCGGCTGACCAATCATGTGCTGCCCTCGACCAGCCACCGCGTCGTCAATCCGCCGCCCGAGCGCCGGCACATCCCGCGCTATTCCATGCCTTTCTTCCTGCATCTGGAGCCGGACGTGATGATCGAGGCGCTGCCGCAATGCGTGAGCGCGGAAAATCCGCTGCGTGAACCGCCGATCAGCGCGCATGACTATCTGCACGAGCGGCTGCGCGAGATTGGGCTGAAGAAGGGTTAG
- a CDS encoding EVE domain-containing protein codes for MRYWLMKSEPDVFSWDDLVEKGRAEWDGVRNHAAKLNMKAMEVGDQALFYHSNIGVECVGIMEIVRGAEQDSTDETGKWFAVEVAPVRKLAKPVTLKQIKADPAFANMALVRQSRLSVSSVSDEEFQRIVDLSEQ; via the coding sequence ATGCGCTACTGGCTGATGAAATCGGAGCCCGATGTGTTCTCCTGGGACGATCTGGTCGAGAAGGGCCGCGCCGAGTGGGACGGGGTGCGCAACCATGCCGCCAAGCTGAACATGAAGGCCATGGAGGTCGGTGACCAGGCGCTGTTCTATCACAGCAATATCGGCGTCGAATGCGTCGGCATCATGGAGATCGTGCGCGGGGCCGAGCAGGACAGCACGGACGAAACCGGCAAGTGGTTCGCGGTGGAAGTCGCGCCAGTGCGCAAACTCGCCAAGCCGGTCACGCTCAAGCAGATCAAGGCCGATCCTGCATTTGCGAACATGGCTTTGGTGCGACAATCGCGCCTGTCCGTGTCGTCAGTGAGCGACGAGGAATTCCAGAGAATCGTTGATTTATCGGAGCAATAA